CTCGTCACGCATGCCCTTCGTCGACCACGTCGCCGTCATGCCCGACGCCCACTGGGGCATGGGAGCCACCGTCGGCTCGGTGATCGCCACCCGCGGGGCGATCATGCCCGCGGCGGTCGGCGTCGACATCGGCTGCGGGATGATCGCCCACGAGCTCGCCATCGGCGCCGACCAGCTCCCCGACGACCTGGACGGCTTCATGCCCGCCGTCTCACGCTCCATCCCCGCCGGCGTCGGGCGCGGTCACCGTCGCGTCCACCGCGACGCCGAGGACTGGTTCGGCGCCAACCGGGACCGCTTCGCCACCGAACTGAACGACAAGATGTGCCGCAAGCTGCTCGGCCAGTACGGCTCGCTCGGCTCCGGGAACCATTTCTTCGAGATCTGCCTCGACGAGAACGACCGCGTCTGGTTCGTCCTGCACTCGGGCTCGCGGGGCATCGGCAACATGTTGGCGATGGGTCACATCCGCTCGGCGAAGCAGGCGATGAAAGACCGTCACATCCACCTCGAGGACGCGGATCTCGCCTACCTCGAGGAGAACGACGACGCCTTCGTCGCGTACGTGGCCGACATGACGGCCTGCCAGGACTACGCAATGGCCAACCGCATCAAGATGATGGATTCGGTCGTGCGCGCGTGGCGTGACGTCCATCCCTACGAGGGTGGGCGCACCGTCAACTGCCACCACAACTTCACCCAGCGCGAGGACCACGGCCACGGCGAGGTCTGGATCACCCGCAAGGGTGCGATCTCGGCGCGCGCCGGCGAATTGGGTGTCGTGCCCGGCTCGATGGGCACCCGGTCCTACATCGTCGAGGGTCTCGGCTCGCCCGACAGCTTCCAGTCGTCGTCGCACGGGGCCGGTCGGACCATGTCGCGCGGCCAGGCGAAGAGGACCTTCTCGGTCGAGGACCTGACCGCGGCGATGGAGGGGCGGGTCTGGAACGCCGACAAGGCCCAGTCCCTCGTCGACGAGATCCCCGGCGCCTACAAGGACATCGACAGGGTGATGGCCGACCAGAGCGACCTGACGCGTCCCGTCCACACGCTGCGCCAGATCCTCAACTACAAGGGCACCTGACGGCGCCGGGGCGGGCCACCCGCCCCGGCCTCACGCCGACGGACCGCGCACCGTACGATCAGGCCATGCCCGGAATCGACATCTCCGTCACCATCGGCGCCACACCGACCGAAGTCTGGTCCGTCGTCGAAGACGTCGCCGGCCACGTCGAGTGGATGGCCGACGCCACCGAGATCAGGTTCCTCACCGACGAACGCTCCGGCGTGGGCGTGCGCTTCGAGTGCGACACGAAGGTCGGCCCGCTCACCACGACCGACGTCATGGAGATCACCGAGTGGGAGCCCGAACAGTCCATGGGCGTGCGCCACTCCGGCGCGGTGACCGGCGAAGGACGCTTCGAGCTCGAAGCCGTCGAACCCGACCACACGATCTTCCGGTGGTCAGAGGACCTGTCGTTCCCCTGGTACTTCGGCGGTCCGCTCGGCGAGTTCGCCGCCAAGCCCGTCCTGGAGTGGGTGTGGCGCCGGAACCTGACCCGCCTCGCCGGCATCGTCGAAGAGCGCTTCCCCCGCGCCTGAAGCCCGGACCAGCAGCGGACGGCCGCACGGTTGGAGACGCAGGGCTAGAAGAGCGGGTCCATCCAGCGCGTCGAGGCCCACAGGCTGCCGATGATCCCGATGGCGGCCACGCACCCGATCGCCGCCCACCCGACCCCCTTCGAACCAGGCCGCACCTTCCCGGGCCACCCGAAGATCGCCACGCCGATGATGAAGCCGCCGACGAGACCGCCGAGGTGCCCGCCGAGCGAGATCGAGCGTACGCCGATGGAGATGATCACGTTCACGAGGATCAGCGCGCCGATCCCCGACTGCCAGACGTTCATCCCGTTGCTGCGCTGCGCGGCGAGCACGGCGCCCATGAGCCCGAACACCGCCCCCGACGCCCCCACGGTCAGACCGAAGGGCTCGTCGATCAGCGCACCGAAGGCACCGGCGGTCAGGGCGGCGCCGTAGAGGCCGAGGAAGCGCAGACGACCGAGCCCCTGCTCGAGCGAACGGCCCAGTTGCCACAGCAGGAACATGTTGAAGCCGATGTGGACGAGGCCCCGGTGCAGGAACGCGCTGGTGAAGATCCGGTACCACTCGCCGTCCTGATCGACGAAGAACCCACTGAGACCGCCGTCGAACGTCAGATCGCCCACGCCGCCGCCGCCGAACAAGCCGGCCCCCGTCGCCACGTCGATGACGAAGACGATCACGTTTATCGCGATTATCGCCTCGGTGACCACTGCCCGGTTGCGGGCGAGAGCGAAGATCTCCCGACCCTTCAGCGAGGTCTGACTGTGCGTGCGGGTGCAGTCGGGGCAGTGGAACCCCACCGACGCGGTGCGCATGCAGTCCGGGCAGATGGTCCGCCCACAACGTTGGCAGCGCACGCCGGCCGGGCGGCCCGGGTGGCGATAGCAGACGGTCTCGTCGGTACCGTCGATCTGTCCGGTCACGGGTGCTCACGGTACCGGGCCGGCCACGCCTGTCGGAACCGGGCCGCGAGTCGTCGCGGGGCCGGCGGGCTGCGATACTCCAGGCGTGCCGGCCACCGCATCCGATGTCGCAGCGACGGTCGTTCTCGCCCACCAGGGCGGCTGGGACGAGATCCTCTTCGTCGCCGTACCCCTCGCCGTGTTCGCAGTGGTGCTCGCAGTGGCCAATTCACGGGCGAAGCGTCGGTCGGCCGACCGTGACGGCGGACCCCGCGCCGGGGACTCCTCGTCGACGTCGTGAACCTGCGACGCCGTGGCGCGCCTGCGTCAGCGGCGTTCGATGTCGCAGCCGAGACCGGCGAGTTTGCCGACCAGGTCCTCGTATCCACGGTCGATGTGGTCGACCCCGGACAGGACCGTCTCCCCCTCCGCGGCCAGGCCGGCCACGACGAGCGCCGCGCCCGCCCGGATGTCAGGCGCCCGCACCGGGGCGCCGGAGAGGCTCGGCCGGCCCCGCACGACCGCATGCTGGGAGTCCGTGCGGATGTCGGCACCCATGCGGACGAGCTCGTCGATGTAGCGGAACCGCCCGGCGAAGAGGTTCTCGGTGACGATGCCCACCCCGTCGGCAACCGACAGCATCGCCACGAACAGCGGCTTCGTGTCGGTGGCCACCCCGGGGTACGGCAGGGTGGAGACGTCGATCGAGCGGAGCCGGTCCGGGCCGCGCATCGCCCAGATACCACCCGGCGCGGGCGACGTACGCACGCCCATCTCCCCGAGTTTCTGACAGAACATGTGCATGTGGTCGGGCCGGGCGTCGTCGATGGTGATCTCGCCGCCTGCGACCGCCACCGCCGCCAGGTACGTCGCCGCCTCGATCCGGTCCGGGATGACCGTGTGGTCCACTGCCCGGAGTTCGTCCACGCCCTCGACCGTGATCGTCGAGGTGCCCGCGCCGAGGATCTGCGCGCCCATCCGGTTACAGAACGCGGCCAGGTCCGCTATCTCGGGTTCCCGGGCGGCGTTCTCGATGGTCGTGGTCCCCTTCGCGAGAACGGCGGCCATCATCACGTTCTCGGTGGCGGTCACGGACGGAAAGTCGAACACGACCTCGGCGCCGACGAGACCGTCGGCACGGGCGATGATCTCGCCGTGACGGATCTCGATGTCAGCCCCGAGCGCCTCGAGTCCCCGCAGGTGCATGTCCACCGGACGCGGACCGAAGTCGTCCCCGCCCGGCAGCGCGACACGCGCCTCACCGAACCGGGCCACGAGCGGTCCGAGGACGACGATCGAGGCCCGCATCCGCTCGACCAGCTCGTAGGGCGCAACCGGGTCGTGGGCGTCGGGGCTGATCACCGCGACCTCGTGGGGGGCCGGTCGTTCGCAGCGCGCGCCCATCGCCGTGAGGAGATCACACATCCAGCCGACGTCGGAGATGGCCGGCACGTTGCGAAGCGTGAAGCGGCCCGAGGCGAGGGTCGTGGCGGCCATCAACTTGAGCACGCTGTTCTTCGCGCCGGCGACCCGCACCGAACCCGACAGTGGTCCCGAACCCCTCACGAGGATCCGACTCTCGCTCTCGGTCACGGCCACCTCCCCTCGCCGGCGAATGCAGGGCATCCAAGTATGGACCCGGCCACCCCGACGCGCAGAGCACCCCGGGCGTCGTGGCCCGCCTGACCGCCGTCCACGTCGTCGACGACGGGGGCCTCGCCCGTCTGGCCGAGCCCCGCAGCGACCTGCTCATCGAGGCCGCCGACGCGCAGGGCAGGGCCTTCACGGCCGCCGTGGGACCCTTCACCAGCTACGAGCGCCACCTGGACGTGGCCGACGGCCCCGACGGCAGCCACACGGTGACCGAGACGACCGAGTTCCGCCTCGCGGTGCCGGTGTGGCGCGTCGCGCTCACGCCCCTCGTGAAACGCCGTCTGCGTCACCGCCACGACGCCATGCCCTGGTGGGCGCCTCCCGACCACCTCGACACCCGCGCCGCCCACGGCCTCGGCGTGCTCTGCCTGCTCTCGCTCGTCACCGGCTACCTCGGGACCCTGCTGAGCCAGACCATCGCGTTCGCCGTCGACGAGTTCGAGGCGAGCGACAGCGCCCAGGGGGCGACGCTCGCCGCGGTGCGGATCGGGATCGTCATCTCGGTCGTGCTCGTCGCATTGGCGGACCGGCGGGGCCGCCGCAAGATCCTCGTCGCCACGACCGTGGCGGCGTGCGTCGTCTCGTCCACCGCCGCTCTCAGCGTGGACCTCTGGAGCTACGGGACGAGCCAGGCCGTCGCCCGTGGCCTGTCCACCGCCATGGCCCTGCTGATCGGGGTCATCGCCGCCGAGGAGACCCCGGCGGGCTCACGGGCCTACGCCGCCTCGGTCCTCACGCTGTCCGCCGCGCTGGGGTCGGGCATGGTGGTGTGGTTCCTCCCCCTCACCGACCTGGGGGTGCGGGCGTGGCGACTGCTGTACCTGCTGCCGCTGGCGATCATGCCGTTCGCCTGGGCATGGGCACGGTGGCTCCCCGAGACCCGACGATTCGAGATACAGGCCACCGCGGTCCGTGCCAAACGGCGGTTCACCGAAGGCGTCGACCGGGGCCGATTCATCCTGCTCGCGGTCAGCGCCTTCCTCATCGCGGCGTTCGCCGCCCCCGCATCACAGTTCCAGAACGACTTCCTCAAGGACGAGCGCGGCTTCTCCGGGGCACGAATCAGTGCGTTCCAACTCATCACGAACACACCCGCCGGGATCGGCGTGTTCGTCGCCGGCCGGTTCGCCGACACCCGCGGCCGCAAGGTCGTGGCAACCATCGGCCTCATCGGCGGCGCCGCGTTCACGATCGGCCGCTACGGCGACAGCGGATGGCCGATGTGGATGTGGGGAACGCTCGCGACGATCATCGGATCCGCGACCATCCCCGCTCTCGGGGTCTACGGACCGGAACTGTTCGGCACCGCCAACCGGGGCGGGGCGAACGGGATGCTCGGCGCGATCGGCGTCGTCGGCTCCAGCCTCGGGTTACTGATCGTCGGCTTCCTCTCCGACGAGCTCGGCGGCTTCGGCCCGACCTTCGCGATCATGGCGATCGGCCCGCTCATCGTGGCGGTGCTCGTCATCGTCGCCTTCCCCGAGACGGCTCGTCGTGAACTCGAGGACCTCAACCCCGGTGATGCCGCCGGACCCACCGCGGACCCCACGCCATCGTGAGCTGATCCACGCCGCAGCGCAGGGCTCCGCCGCTCAGAAGGTGGTGTCGACCCACTCCGCGACGATCGTCGCGATCTCGGCGTCGACCGACGGTTTCGGGTCGTGGTTGCCTGCGACGAAACTCAACGTCACCTCACCCGGAATGGCCGCCACGTGGTGGGCGAACTCGTCGGGGGTGCCGAAGGGGTCCCGCTCCCCTGAGATGAACAGGCACGGCACCTCGAGCGCTCCGAAGTGACCCACCCGCAGCTTCTCGGGCTTGCCGGGCGGATGCAGCGGATAGCTCAACAGCACCAGTCCCGCGGCCGGCAGACCCTCGGCCACCGCCATCGAACACATCCGACCCCCGAAGGAGCGTCCACCCAGGAGGATGGCCCCGGCGTCGACACCGAGTCGATCCGCGAGGGCGTGCGCCTCGGCGTCGATGAACGGCAGGATCTTCGGGGCGCGGTCCGGAGCACGTCGACCCTCGCGCCTGTAGGGGAAGTCGACCCGCTCGACGGGTATCCCGAGCGCCTCGTCCACAGCGACGAGTCCGTGATGGGTGCGATCGCCACCGGCCCCGTGGGTCAGGAGCAGACCCGCGGCCGAGCGGGTCACGCGAGCAGGATCCGGCGGGCCTCGGATAGCTCGGCGATGCGCTCCGCCGCCCCTTCGGAGGTGCCGCCCTGGTCCGGATGGGCGTCACGCAACAGCCGCCGGAACTGCGCCTGCACGCTCTCGCGGTCCACCGGGCCCTTCTGCTCGGCGACAGGCAGGTCGTCGAACCCGAGCACCGTCATCGCCCAGGTCCGGGGATCCCCGATGGCCGCCAGGGTCGCACCCGACATCCCACGGCTCGCCACGATGAACTCCAGCAGTTCGACATCGCTCCCGACACCTCCCCACCGCATGGCTCGCCGCATGGTCTCGATGACGACCTTGCGGGGGCCACGGGGCATCTCGGCCGCGGCGTACACGGCCGCCAGCACGTGCTGAGCGGGACGTGCGTCCTCGCCTTCGGTGCGTAGGCGGAGACGGTCGCCTTCGAGGCGGACGAGTCGGTGCCGGGTCCGGCCGAGGCCGACGATGTCGGCCTGGAACCGGTGACGCAGACGGGGCTGGGTGATCCGGAAGCCCCGCTCGACCTCGACGAGGAGTTCACGGAGGTCCTCGCGCTCCTCGTCGTCCATCCACGCGGAATAGCGACCCACGATGGCGGCGAGGAGGATCCCACCGGAGCCGGGAGGATCGTCGACGGGAAGGTGACGCTCACCGAGCGCGACCCGGCGCGTCGGGGCGACCGGGCGCGAGTGCCGGACTTCCAGTTCAGCGAGCACCACGAAGAGAATCTACCGGCGCCGACTCACCGAAGATAAGTCAGACGAGAACGTGGAGGCGGTCGCGCAGAGCGGCGGCCTTCTCGAGGAGTTCGTCGTCGTCACCCTCACGGTCCGCGAGCAGATCACGCAGCTCGCCGCACATGGCGAGCAGCCCGCGCCAGTCGGCCGTCTCGAACCCGAACGGGAGGCGTAGTTGCTCGGCCAACTCGACATGGTCGAGGAAGGAACGCACGACCCGGGCGTCTCCTGCGCCGCGGCGCAACTTGTCGACGATCAGGAACATCTCGGTGATGACGGTGTGCGCGTCCACACCGTCCACGCCCGGACCGAACTGGTCGGCCGTCTCGTCGAGGCGGTCGAACACCGCCTCGGCACCCTCCTCGTCGCTCGAGAGGACGACGAGCTCCCCGTCCGCGGTGAAGTCGTGGGCGATCCCCGCGGCGCCCAGCGCGTGGGTGAGTCTCGTCAGCTGCTCGTCGTCGTACTCCTCGAGTTCGTAGACGGTCTTCTCCGCGTCGGGGTCGAGCGTCGGCGCAGCCGCCTCCTCCACCTGGTCCACGAGTTCGTCGACAGCATCCTCATCGGCCTCGCGGACGATCAGCGACGCACCCTGCCAGGCGTGCATCACGTCGGCGCCGGTGAGAAGGCTCTCGAGCATGACCCGTGACTCCGCCGCCCACTCGTGCAGGTCGTAGGCCAGTTGCTCCTCGTCCTCGGTACCGACCGTGGTCACGTCCGTGGGGGGATGGTCCACCGTCGGCACGGCGCACTCGACACATACGAGGACGTCCTCGTTGTATTCCGCACCGCACTGGAAACACCACGCTCCGGTTGTCACGACGTCCATCCTCGCATGGATTTCGGACGGACCGTCCAAGGGCGTACTGTCAGTCACATGAGCGAAAAAGAATCGCCCGACCGGAACCTCGCGATGGAGCTGGTGCGGGTCACCGAGGCGGCGGCCCTCGCTGCTTCCCGCTGGATGGGTCGGGGCGACAAGGAAGGCGCCGACGGTGCCGCCGTCGACGCCATGCGCATCGTGCTCGACAGCGTCCCGATGGACGGCATCGTCGTCATCGGTGAGGGCGAGAAGGACGACGCTCCCATGCTGTACAACGGCGAGTCGATCGGCGACGGGTCACCACCGATGTGCGACATCGCCGTGGACCCGATCGACGGCACGACGCTGACCTCGCTCGGCCGGTCCAATGCGCTGGCCGTGATCGCCGTGTCGGACCGCGGTTCGATGTTCGACCCGGGGCCGTGCGTGTACATGGAGAAGATCGCCGTGGGTCCGAGCGCCGCCGGCGCGATCGACATCGAGAAGTCGCCGGCGGAGAACCTTCGCCGGGTCGCCGAGGCCAAGGGCGAACAGGTCAACGACCTCACCGCGGTCATCTTGGACAGGGACCGTCACGGCGAGTTGATCTCCGAGGTGCGCGACACCGGTGCTCGGATCCGCCTCATCTCCGACGGCGACGTCGCCGGTGCCATCTCGACCGCCTGGAGCGACTCGGGCGCCGACATCCTCTTCGGCATCGGCGGAACCCCCGAGGGGGTCATCGCCGCAGCGGCGCTCAAGTGCATGGGCGGCGACATCCAGGGTCGCCTGTGGCCCCGCAACGAGACCGAGCGCGAGGCGATGGACTCCGCCGGCTACACCTACGGCCAGGTGCTCCGCATCGACGATCTCGTCAATACCGACAACTGCTTCTTCGCCGCCACCGGGATCACAGACGGCGAGCTCCTCAAGGGCGTCCACTACTTCCCGGGCGGAGCGTCGACCCAGTCGCTCGTCATGCGATCCAAGTCGGGAACGGTGCGCCTCGTCAACGCCCACCACCGCCTCGACAAGCTCGACCGGTACTCGGCGGTCCCCTTCAGCTGAGCCGCCGTCCCCAGCGGCTCAGTCCGT
This genomic interval from Acidimicrobiales bacterium contains the following:
- a CDS encoding RtcB family protein, which gives rise to MERVTDKLTNWASEIDEKAMQQALRSSRMPFVDHVAVMPDAHWGMGATVGSVIATRGAIMPAAVGVDIGCGMIAHELAIGADQLPDDLDGFMPAVSRSIPAGVGRGHRRVHRDAEDWFGANRDRFATELNDKMCRKLLGQYGSLGSGNHFFEICLDENDRVWFVLHSGSRGIGNMLAMGHIRSAKQAMKDRHIHLEDADLAYLEENDDAFVAYVADMTACQDYAMANRIKMMDSVVRAWRDVHPYEGGRTVNCHHNFTQREDHGHGEVWITRKGAISARAGELGVVPGSMGTRSYIVEGLGSPDSFQSSSHGAGRTMSRGQAKRTFSVEDLTAAMEGRVWNADKAQSLVDEIPGAYKDIDRVMADQSDLTRPVHTLRQILNYKGT
- a CDS encoding SRPBCC family protein, with product MPGIDISVTIGATPTEVWSVVEDVAGHVEWMADATEIRFLTDERSGVGVRFECDTKVGPLTTTDVMEITEWEPEQSMGVRHSGAVTGEGRFELEAVEPDHTIFRWSEDLSFPWYFGGPLGEFAAKPVLEWVWRRNLTRLAGIVEERFPRA
- a CDS encoding rhomboid family intramembrane serine protease, with the protein product MTGQIDGTDETVCYRHPGRPAGVRCQRCGRTICPDCMRTASVGFHCPDCTRTHSQTSLKGREIFALARNRAVVTEAIIAINVIVFVIDVATGAGLFGGGGVGDLTFDGGLSGFFVDQDGEWYRIFTSAFLHRGLVHIGFNMFLLWQLGRSLEQGLGRLRFLGLYGAALTAGAFGALIDEPFGLTVGASGAVFGLMGAVLAAQRSNGMNVWQSGIGALILVNVIISIGVRSISLGGHLGGLVGGFIIGVAIFGWPGKVRPGSKGVGWAAIGCVAAIGIIGSLWASTRWMDPLF
- the murA gene encoding UDP-N-acetylglucosamine 1-carboxyvinyltransferase — protein: MTESESRILVRGSGPLSGSVRVAGAKNSVLKLMAATTLASGRFTLRNVPAISDVGWMCDLLTAMGARCERPAPHEVAVISPDAHDPVAPYELVERMRASIVVLGPLVARFGEARVALPGGDDFGPRPVDMHLRGLEALGADIEIRHGEIIARADGLVGAEVVFDFPSVTATENVMMAAVLAKGTTTIENAAREPEIADLAAFCNRMGAQILGAGTSTITVEGVDELRAVDHTVIPDRIEAATYLAAVAVAGGEITIDDARPDHMHMFCQKLGEMGVRTSPAPGGIWAMRGPDRLRSIDVSTLPYPGVATDTKPLFVAMLSVADGVGIVTENLFAGRFRYIDELVRMGADIRTDSQHAVVRGRPSLSGAPVRAPDIRAGAALVVAGLAAEGETVLSGVDHIDRGYEDLVGKLAGLGCDIERR
- a CDS encoding MFS transporter, which encodes MARLTAVHVVDDGGLARLAEPRSDLLIEAADAQGRAFTAAVGPFTSYERHLDVADGPDGSHTVTETTEFRLAVPVWRVALTPLVKRRLRHRHDAMPWWAPPDHLDTRAAHGLGVLCLLSLVTGYLGTLLSQTIAFAVDEFEASDSAQGATLAAVRIGIVISVVLVALADRRGRRKILVATTVAACVVSSTAALSVDLWSYGTSQAVARGLSTAMALLIGVIAAEETPAGSRAYAASVLTLSAALGSGMVVWFLPLTDLGVRAWRLLYLLPLAIMPFAWAWARWLPETRRFEIQATAVRAKRRFTEGVDRGRFILLAVSAFLIAAFAAPASQFQNDFLKDERGFSGARISAFQLITNTPAGIGVFVAGRFADTRGRKVVATIGLIGGAAFTIGRYGDSGWPMWMWGTLATIIGSATIPALGVYGPELFGTANRGGANGMLGAIGVVGSSLGLLIVGFLSDELGGFGPTFAIMAIGPLIVAVLVIVAFPETARRELEDLNPGDAAGPTADPTPS
- a CDS encoding dienelactone hydrolase, which encodes MTRSAAGLLLTHGAGGDRTHHGLVAVDEALGIPVERVDFPYRREGRRAPDRAPKILPFIDAEAHALADRLGVDAGAILLGGRSFGGRMCSMAVAEGLPAAGLVLLSYPLHPPGKPEKLRVGHFGALEVPCLFISGERDPFGTPDEFAHHVAAIPGEVTLSFVAGNHDPKPSVDAEIATIVAEWVDTTF
- the glpX gene encoding class II fructose-bisphosphatase, yielding MSEKESPDRNLAMELVRVTEAAALAASRWMGRGDKEGADGAAVDAMRIVLDSVPMDGIVVIGEGEKDDAPMLYNGESIGDGSPPMCDIAVDPIDGTTLTSLGRSNALAVIAVSDRGSMFDPGPCVYMEKIAVGPSAAGAIDIEKSPAENLRRVAEAKGEQVNDLTAVILDRDRHGELISEVRDTGARIRLISDGDVAGAISTAWSDSGADILFGIGGTPEGVIAAAALKCMGGDIQGRLWPRNETEREAMDSAGYTYGQVLRIDDLVNTDNCFFAATGITDGELLKGVHYFPGGASTQSLVMRSKSGTVRLVNAHHRLDKLDRYSAVPFS